The nucleotide window AAATATGCCGGAAAACAGACGAACGAGAATCACAGGAATCGGATCTGCCTTGGTTGATATTTTAATCAATGAATCCGATCAATTTTTAAAAACACTTGAAAAAGAAAAAGGCGGAATGACCCTTGTGGGGGATAAGGATATCCAGCAGATATTAGCTGAAACAAACCAAACCCCTTTTGTTGTTCCAGGTGGTGCGGCGTGCAATACCATTGTCGGGATAGGCAACCTTGGCGGTGATGCCAGGTTTATCGGCAGAAGAGGAGATGATGAGTTCGGCCAAACATTTGAACAACAGATGGTCGACTGCAATGTTGAACCCCTTGTTTCAATCTCCGGTTCTCCGACAGGCAAGGTCTTATCGGTTATAACACCGGATGCTCAAAGGTCAATGTTCACTTTTCTGGGTGCATCCACAGAGCTTGACCCAAACTCAATCACGCCGGATATGTTTCAAGATACTGCCATCTCCATGATTGAAGGTTATCTTTTATTCAACAGGGACTTAATGATAGCTGCACTAACGGCTGCCAAAGCGGCAGGATCTCTGGTCGCTCTGGACCTGGCAAGTTTTGAAGTGGTCAATGCATCAGGCGATATTCTCGAAGATATCATAAAAGACTTTGTTGATATCCTTATTGCCAATGAAGATGAGGCAAAAGCATATACCGGATTTGATGACGAACAAAAAGCCGTTGAAAAATTATCCCAGGGAGTATCCTATGGGGTATTGAAAGTTGGAGAAAGAGGCAGTTATGTCTCGCACCATAACGATATCATACGAATTGATGCCATCAAAGGAAAAGCCCCTGTTGATACAACAGGAGCAGGAGATCTCTGGGCTGCGGGATTTCTTTTTGGCATTGCCCATGGATTTTCCATTGAAAAAAGCGGACAGATCGCTTCCGCATGCGGCTATGAGGCCTGCCAGGTCATGGGTGCCCAGCTTCCAGAAGAGGTCTGGTCAAGAATAAAAAAACTGATCTAATCTGATGAATCTATCTTGATCTTGGGAGGGTTGACAGATTTCAAATCTGTCAACCCTCCCTTATTGCTCCCCTTAATTTTATAAACACCTGCCAGTTTTTCAGGTTTGACACCTAAAAAAAACAAGGTTAAAATCGCCCAGTTTCTAAGGGTTCCGTAAATCCTTCCTTCCTGCTCCCATCGCCTTGATGATGTGGATGTCCGGATGTTTATAAATTTTAATCTGCCTTTGTCTTGTTTGATTCTTACCATCAGATCAACATCTTCCATAATGGGAATTTCACGATATTGCCCGATGTCGAAAAAATAATTTTTCCTGATAAAAACAGCCTGGTCACCATAGGGAATCCTTGTGATACGGGAACGAAGGGAAGCTGTTTTTTCAACCATCCTGTAAAAAAAATCCCTGCCGTCAATTGACAGATCAAAGGCACCTGCTTTTACAGACAAATTTTCCATCACTGTTTGCACGGCATTCAGACCGCCTTCCGGCAGACTTGTATCGCAGTGAAGAAACAAAAGAATGTTCCCGGAAGCCATTCTTGCACCAGAATTCATCTGGCGCCCTCTCCCCGGAGGAGAAACAACAGTTATGACATCTTTGTTTTTAACGCAACAAATCGTACTGCCATTTTTGCCTCCATCCACCACAATCACTTCCAATGTTCCTGAAAAGTCCTGCTGATAAATATTTTCTATGGCTTGGTTTATACCTTCCTGCTCATTTAACACAGGTATGATAATTGATATATCCGTCTTCATATGCGTCAAGAATACGATGAGTTCTTTTTCCTGCCTTTCCGCCTTTTTTCACCCGTTCAATCAAAGCGTTAAAATCCGCTGGCGTATCAATATCATTCATTTCTTCAAGCAATTTATAACGAATGGACATCCGGTTCATAATCTTAATCGTCTGATCCATAACTGCCGATGTTGACCAGTCAATTCCATCAAACATGTTTTTTAAAAACGCGGATTTTTCAAATCCTATCAAATAATACCCGCCGTCACTTGAGGGTCCGATCACGGCATCTTTGGTTTGAAGTGCATCATAAGCAAGACAAATTAAATTTGTACTGAGTTCCGGTATATCAGTACCGACAAGCAAGGCAGAGTCATATCCTTTTTTGAATATATCAACAAACGCATTGGCCATTCGTTGTCCGATATCCTCCCCTTGCTGCAAAGAAT belongs to Desulfobacula toluolica Tol2 and includes:
- a CDS encoding adenosine kinase, producing the protein MPENRRTRITGIGSALVDILINESDQFLKTLEKEKGGMTLVGDKDIQQILAETNQTPFVVPGGAACNTIVGIGNLGGDARFIGRRGDDEFGQTFEQQMVDCNVEPLVSISGSPTGKVLSVITPDAQRSMFTFLGASTELDPNSITPDMFQDTAISMIEGYLLFNRDLMIAALTAAKAAGSLVALDLASFEVVNASGDILEDIIKDFVDILIANEDEAKAYTGFDDEQKAVEKLSQGVSYGVLKVGERGSYVSHHNDIIRIDAIKGKAPVDTTGAGDLWAAGFLFGIAHGFSIEKSGQIASACGYEACQVMGAQLPEEVWSRIKKLI
- a CDS encoding TIGR04283 family arsenosugar biosynthesis glycosyltransferase, which translates into the protein MKTDISIIIPVLNEQEGINQAIENIYQQDFSGTLEVIVVDGGKNGSTICCVKNKDVITVVSPPGRGRQMNSGARMASGNILLFLHCDTSLPEGGLNAVQTVMENLSVKAGAFDLSIDGRDFFYRMVEKTASLRSRITRIPYGDQAVFIRKNYFFDIGQYREIPIMEDVDLMVRIKQDKGRLKFINIRTSTSSRRWEQEGRIYGTLRNWAILTLFFLGVKPEKLAGVYKIKGSNKGGLTDLKSVNPPKIKIDSSD
- a CDS encoding TIGR04282 family arsenosugar biosynthesis glycosyltransferase, with amino-acid sequence MISKAIIVFLRAPEEGRVKTRLSRGLSNAFVLELYKAFVCDTLEALALTGDKHLYFWPRGKEKILQKWLGTQYQYSLQQGEDIGQRMANAFVDIFKKGYDSALLVGTDIPELSTNLICLAYDALQTKDAVIGPSSDGGYYLIGFEKSAFLKNMFDGIDWSTSAVMDQTIKIMNRMSIRYKLLEEMNDIDTPADFNALIERVKKGGKAGKRTHRILDAYEDGYINYHTCVK